In Algihabitans albus, the following are encoded in one genomic region:
- a CDS encoding iron-containing alcohol dehydrogenase: MSAEAPQPIRAAPNKADHLQPAGGWTALIDDFVAGRWISPLTGLPAPRPATQSLAISESLNGCEAELVGALGVDGRLAVVADENTWEALGRRVAVALGADDRAVVLGPRPHADLPSAEALKDKLTEVEHVVAVGSGTINDLCKYVTAQDGRSCSVFATAASMDGYTSSTASMALPSGLKISLPAHAPKGAFFDLEVIAAAPPRMAAAGFGDCLCSSVARIDWWMSHRLLDSFFMEEPYLVAAENDKEMAARVEGIGRGEVEAVGYLVRALVLSGLGVALTKVSNHGSMGEHQISHYIDCFAGKRHPGTLHGQQVGVASLTMARIQAEILCRDRPPELAPTRIDESDMARRMGLSIATECAREYRKKALDADAVEAFNRRLAELWPSLRAECLAVSVPVTQMKAELEAAGGATTAAELGLDPAFYREAVRHAHEMRNRFSFADIACDAGLLDDLAAAEG, translated from the coding sequence ATGTCGGCCGAAGCGCCGCAACCTATTAGAGCGGCTCCAAACAAAGCGGATCATCTGCAGCCCGCCGGCGGCTGGACCGCACTGATCGACGACTTCGTCGCGGGTCGCTGGATCAGTCCTCTGACCGGCCTGCCGGCGCCGCGTCCGGCCACTCAGTCCCTCGCCATTTCCGAGAGCTTGAACGGATGCGAGGCCGAACTTGTCGGCGCCTTGGGGGTCGACGGCAGGCTGGCGGTCGTCGCGGACGAAAACACCTGGGAAGCCCTGGGCCGCCGCGTTGCCGTGGCACTCGGAGCCGACGACAGGGCGGTTGTCCTAGGTCCGAGGCCGCACGCCGACCTGCCGAGCGCCGAAGCTCTGAAGGACAAGTTGACGGAAGTCGAGCACGTCGTCGCCGTCGGGTCGGGTACGATCAACGATCTCTGCAAGTACGTGACCGCGCAGGACGGACGCAGCTGCTCGGTCTTTGCAACGGCGGCCTCGATGGATGGCTACACCTCCTCCACCGCCTCGATGGCGCTACCCTCCGGATTGAAGATCTCCTTGCCGGCCCACGCGCCGAAGGGAGCTTTCTTTGACCTGGAGGTCATCGCGGCGGCGCCGCCGCGAATGGCGGCGGCAGGCTTCGGCGACTGCCTCTGTTCCTCCGTTGCCCGGATCGACTGGTGGATGTCCCATCGCCTGCTCGACAGCTTCTTCATGGAAGAGCCCTACCTCGTCGCGGCAGAGAACGACAAGGAGATGGCCGCTCGGGTCGAAGGCATAGGCCGCGGCGAGGTGGAGGCGGTCGGATATCTGGTCCGCGCCCTGGTTCTATCAGGACTGGGCGTTGCACTGACCAAGGTCTCGAATCACGGCTCAATGGGCGAGCATCAGATTTCCCACTACATCGACTGCTTCGCAGGGAAGCGCCATCCCGGCACGCTGCACGGTCAGCAGGTCGGCGTCGCCAGCCTGACCATGGCGCGCATTCAGGCGGAGATTCTATGTCGAGACAGGCCGCCGGAACTGGCGCCGACACGGATCGACGAATCTGACATGGCCCGACGCATGGGCCTCTCCATCGCAACCGAGTGCGCGCGGGAGTATCGCAAAAAGGCGCTCGACGCCGATGCTGTGGAGGCCTTCAATAGACGCTTGGCGGAGCTGTGGCCGAGCCTGCGCGCCGAATGTTTGGCAGTTTCCGTACCGGTCACGCAGATGAAGGCCGAGTTGGAGGCTGCCGGCGGCGCGACGACCGCCGCAGAGCTGGGCCTGGACCCCGCTTTCTATCGCGAGGCCGTGCGACATGCCCACGAAATGCGGAACCGCTTTTCCTTCGCGGATATCGCCTGCGATGCGGGTTTACTCGACGACTTGGCGGCGGCGGAAGGCTAG
- a CDS encoding class II aldolase/adducin family protein — MKKAERELRREIIARCKEMNVNGINQGTSGNISARFEDRMLVSPSATPYDALEPDMIASMALEDTSGAWEGPLKPSTEWRFHHALLRERDDAHAVVHAHPTYCTTLAIARREIPACHYMIAAFGGNNVRCAGYARFGTEELSAMAVEAMRDRTACLLANHGMIAIGDTLAKAMWRAVELETIARQYYLSLQMERGVILTDREVDETIAAFKGYGLQDDAERPKSKRQRSQAKSKTAA, encoded by the coding sequence ATGAAGAAGGCCGAGAGGGAGCTGCGGCGCGAGATCATTGCGCGCTGCAAGGAGATGAACGTGAACGGCATCAACCAGGGCACATCCGGCAACATTTCGGCCCGCTTCGAAGACCGGATGCTCGTCTCGCCTTCGGCAACGCCCTACGACGCCTTGGAGCCGGACATGATCGCCTCAATGGCGCTCGAAGATACTTCGGGCGCCTGGGAGGGACCGCTCAAACCCTCCACAGAGTGGCGCTTCCACCATGCGCTACTGCGAGAGCGAGACGACGCGCACGCGGTCGTGCATGCCCATCCGACCTACTGCACGACCCTGGCCATCGCCCGACGGGAGATTCCCGCCTGCCACTACATGATCGCCGCCTTCGGCGGCAATAACGTGCGCTGTGCGGGCTATGCTCGTTTCGGGACGGAGGAATTGTCCGCCATGGCGGTCGAAGCCATGCGCGACCGTACGGCTTGTCTACTGGCCAACCACGGCATGATCGCGATCGGAGACACCTTGGCAAAGGCGATGTGGCGAGCCGTCGAGTTGGAGACGATCGCGCGGCAATACTACCTCAGCCTTCAGATGGAGCGTGGTGTCATCCTGACGGATCGAGAAGTCGACGAGACCATCGCCGCCTTCAAGGGTTACGGTCTGCAGGACGATGCGGAGCGCCCGAAGAGCAAGCGGCAGAGAAGCCAGGCGAAAAGCAAGACGGCCGCATGA
- a CDS encoding carbohydrate ABC transporter permease — protein MSRNVSAATGQHALLVRHPGWLRLLLRPFSGDTPFPWLAPLIAMLLLFTIYPLIYNIWLSFHEYAPFRRQLEFVGLDNWRTLWQDTRFWGSLGVTFTYFFIVLSVQVALGMAIALLLDSDEPGFGLLRALLTLTLVVPPAITGMMFLLMQDPEFGVITYILESIGLLDGTRPILSTSSTALIGVMLADIWQWTPFMVLIFLAGLRSLPPEPFEAAMLDGASPFQIFRRITLPLMSKVIAVAVLIRGIDVFRMFDYVFVMTSGGPGTSTYVLSLYAWQQTFSFVKWGYGATISLVSLTIILIIANLFIKLAKVRW, from the coding sequence ATGAGCAGAAACGTGTCAGCCGCGACCGGGCAGCACGCACTTCTTGTGCGCCACCCCGGCTGGCTGCGCCTTCTGCTGCGTCCCTTCTCCGGAGACACACCCTTTCCCTGGCTGGCACCGCTGATCGCGATGCTGCTGCTCTTCACGATCTATCCGCTGATCTACAATATCTGGCTGTCCTTCCACGAGTACGCGCCTTTCCGGCGGCAGCTTGAATTTGTCGGTCTCGATAACTGGCGGACCCTATGGCAGGACACCCGCTTCTGGGGTTCGCTCGGCGTCACCTTCACCTACTTCTTCATCGTCCTGAGCGTTCAAGTGGCGCTGGGGATGGCGATCGCCCTGCTGCTCGACAGCGACGAACCGGGCTTTGGCCTGCTGCGGGCCTTGCTGACCCTGACACTCGTCGTTCCGCCAGCAATTACCGGCATGATGTTTCTGCTCATGCAGGACCCCGAGTTCGGAGTCATCACCTACATCCTGGAGTCGATCGGCCTGCTCGATGGCACGAGGCCGATCCTCTCCACCAGCTCGACCGCATTGATCGGGGTGATGCTGGCCGACATATGGCAGTGGACTCCCTTCATGGTGCTGATCTTCCTGGCCGGCTTGCGGTCGCTGCCGCCGGAGCCCTTCGAGGCGGCGATGCTCGACGGCGCGTCGCCCTTTCAGATCTTCCGCCGGATCACCTTGCCGCTGATGTCCAAGGTCATCGCGGTCGCCGTGCTGATCCGCGGCATCGATGTCTTCCGAATGTTCGACTACGTCTTCGTCATGACCTCGGGCGGGCCAGGGACGTCGACCTATGTCCTGAGCCTCTACGCCTGGCAACAGACTTTCAGCTTCGTGAAGTGGGGCTATGGCGCGACCATCAGTCTGGTCAGCCTCACCATCATCCTCATTATCGCAAATCTCTTCATCAAGCTTGCGAAGGTGCGCTGGTGA
- a CDS encoding carbohydrate ABC transporter permease, producing MIVQSTYRRRWRIAAAWSVVALFVFPLYYWTTTAFKNARDIFDRPPTVWLFDPTLKNFEEVFGISLGFLRQQEVLPGGGNFYMAPRLWDSIVVAIGSTMLSVMIATFAAYALSRLAFRGRHLFVSWVLSTRMMPPVAVAIPLFFIYKDVGLLDSYSGIILIHAVMNLPLAVLLMKSFFDDIPKEIDESAIIDGASRWLIFRRVILPMAKGGIAATAVLCFIFSWTEFVFVLTLTQTGLKTVPVVSSSFVTSTGTAWGNMAALGAAAMVPAFIFILLVQKQLVRGLTLGSLKQ from the coding sequence GTGATCGTTCAGTCGACATACCGCCGCCGCTGGCGGATCGCAGCCGCCTGGAGCGTAGTCGCGCTCTTCGTATTCCCGCTCTACTACTGGACGACGACGGCTTTCAAGAATGCCCGGGATATCTTCGACAGACCGCCGACCGTCTGGCTTTTCGACCCGACCTTGAAGAACTTCGAAGAGGTCTTCGGCATCTCGTTGGGCTTCCTGCGCCAGCAGGAAGTTCTGCCGGGCGGTGGCAACTTCTACATGGCACCGCGCCTTTGGGACTCGATCGTGGTCGCGATCGGCTCGACGATGCTCTCCGTCATGATCGCCACCTTCGCGGCCTATGCGCTCAGCCGCCTGGCTTTCCGTGGCCGTCACCTGTTCGTCAGCTGGGTGCTCTCGACTCGGATGATGCCGCCGGTCGCCGTCGCGATCCCCCTGTTCTTCATCTACAAGGACGTCGGGCTGCTGGACAGCTACAGCGGCATCATCCTGATCCACGCTGTCATGAACCTGCCTTTGGCGGTTCTGCTGATGAAGAGTTTCTTCGACGACATTCCCAAGGAGATCGACGAGAGCGCGATCATCGACGGCGCCTCCCGCTGGCTGATCTTCCGTCGCGTCATCTTGCCGATGGCGAAGGGCGGCATCGCCGCAACGGCCGTGCTCTGCTTCATTTTCTCCTGGACGGAGTTCGTCTTCGTCCTGACCCTGACGCAGACGGGGCTGAAAACCGTGCCCGTCGTCTCTTCGAGCTTCGTCACCTCGACTGGGACGGCCTGGGGCAACATGGCCGCCCTCGGCGCCGCAGCCATGGTGCCCGCCTTCATCTTCATTCTTCTTGTTCAAAAACAACTGGTCCGCGGCCTGACCCTCGGCTCGTTGAAACAATAA
- a CDS encoding ABC transporter substrate-binding protein gives MRDSDRKRYVARLTDRYVRREISRRDFLRDASHLGLGIGALGLGMTRPFGGKPAFAQSEELRPNQEVLDWVRDVSTPFRGTTLKLATESTPPSNAINSQLKPFFEEASGMRVEIEVLPLEQVLQKLTLDIASQLGTYDLYYIDQSWAAFTAQDVFDPREQMADKPDLAMPDWNFDDFLPALVDGIARYEDRMVGVPYDIPIFIMMYRRDIWEEMGFAAPSSLEEYYEQAKAVTEAGELYGATGQMKSGHYSLECDWTAWLWGHGGSIFDADGKFAGHDERGLEAMEYWRRLYETMPPGVTGWTWDGQGQSIAQGVAASMMSWGEFFPYFDDPSATKVSGLMEAVRCPPPKHPLRTVEQTGFGEIPGVGHQGGSSLAVSQNSKNPDAAWIFMQWATSYDTQVLITALGGGTGPTRGSVYDDPRIIANRRVGPGTTRHLDVVRETIANDMGSEPDLPEWAELANDTIPVRLGKYFAGDYGSAKEAMDDVAQAVDRIVGG, from the coding sequence ATGCGAGACAGCGATAGGAAACGTTACGTAGCCCGCCTGACTGATCGTTACGTCCGGCGCGAAATCAGCCGCCGCGACTTCCTGCGCGACGCCAGCCACCTCGGCCTCGGGATCGGCGCCCTCGGACTCGGAATGACAAGGCCCTTCGGCGGCAAACCGGCCTTCGCACAGAGCGAGGAACTGCGGCCGAACCAGGAAGTGCTCGATTGGGTGCGCGACGTCTCCACGCCCTTCCGCGGCACGACGCTCAAACTCGCCACCGAGTCGACGCCGCCGTCGAACGCCATCAACAGTCAGCTTAAGCCCTTCTTCGAAGAAGCCTCGGGCATGAGAGTCGAGATCGAAGTGCTGCCGCTGGAGCAGGTCCTGCAGAAGCTGACGCTCGACATCGCCAGCCAGCTCGGGACTTACGATCTCTACTACATCGACCAATCCTGGGCTGCCTTCACGGCGCAAGACGTCTTCGATCCGCGCGAGCAGATGGCGGATAAACCCGACCTCGCCATGCCCGACTGGAATTTCGACGATTTCCTGCCGGCCCTGGTCGACGGCATCGCCCGCTACGAGGACCGGATGGTCGGCGTGCCCTACGACATACCCATCTTCATCATGATGTACCGCCGCGATATCTGGGAGGAGATGGGCTTCGCAGCGCCTTCGTCGCTGGAAGAGTACTACGAGCAGGCGAAGGCGGTCACCGAAGCCGGCGAGCTCTACGGCGCGACCGGCCAGATGAAATCCGGCCACTACAGCCTGGAGTGCGACTGGACAGCCTGGCTCTGGGGCCACGGCGGATCGATCTTCGACGCGGACGGCAAGTTTGCCGGCCACGACGAGCGCGGCCTCGAGGCAATGGAGTACTGGCGCCGGCTCTACGAGACCATGCCCCCTGGCGTGACCGGTTGGACATGGGACGGACAGGGTCAGTCGATTGCGCAGGGCGTGGCGGCCTCCATGATGAGCTGGGGCGAGTTCTTCCCCTACTTCGACGATCCCAGCGCCACCAAAGTCTCGGGACTGATGGAGGCGGTGCGCTGCCCGCCGCCCAAGCATCCGTTGCGCACAGTCGAACAGACGGGCTTCGGTGAGATCCCCGGCGTCGGCCACCAGGGCGGTTCGTCGCTCGCGGTTTCGCAGAACTCGAAGAATCCGGATGCCGCTTGGATCTTCATGCAGTGGGCCACCAGCTACGATACGCAGGTACTCATCACCGCCCTGGGCGGTGGCACCGGCCCAACCCGCGGTTCGGTTTATGACGATCCGCGTATCATCGCAAACCGCCGGGTGGGACCGGGCACGACCCGCCACCTCGATGTCGTGCGCGAGACCATCGCAAACGACATGGGGTCCGAGCCGGATCTGCCGGAGTGGGCCGAACTGGCGAACGATACGATCCCGGTACGTCTCGGCAAATACTTCGCCGGGGACTACGGCTCGGCTAAGGAGGCGATGGATGACGTCGCCCAGGCCGTCGACCGGATCGTCGGCGGCTAA
- a CDS encoding SDR family oxidoreductase: MTDKPLVAITGASSGIGEATARAFSADGHPLLLMARRLDRMEALNLPNAICRQVDVCDRAAIAAAVAEAEAQFGPVDMMFANAGIARLADIGRQDPAEWDEMIDINTKGVMNSVHAVMAGMIARRGGTLVMMSSIAGRKVYPDHTVYCGTKFFVHAVSESLRAYLSVHDVRVLVVSPGVIETEVLNSVTDERTLADYKANKAKMGGGIGADIVAQLILDAYRLPQNTLVQEICLTPTRQVY; the protein is encoded by the coding sequence ATGACAGACAAACCCCTCGTGGCGATCACCGGTGCCTCGTCGGGCATTGGAGAGGCCACCGCCCGGGCCTTTTCAGCCGACGGGCACCCGCTGCTGCTGATGGCGCGCCGTCTCGACCGGATGGAGGCTCTGAACCTGCCGAATGCGATCTGCCGCCAAGTCGACGTCTGCGACCGCGCCGCCATCGCCGCGGCCGTCGCGGAAGCCGAAGCGCAGTTCGGACCGGTCGACATGATGTTCGCCAATGCGGGCATCGCACGACTGGCCGACATCGGCCGTCAGGACCCGGCCGAGTGGGACGAGATGATCGACATCAATACGAAGGGCGTGATGAACAGCGTTCACGCCGTGATGGCCGGCATGATCGCGCGTCGCGGCGGCACGCTGGTCATGATGAGCTCGATCGCCGGGCGCAAGGTTTACCCCGATCACACAGTTTATTGCGGCACCAAGTTCTTCGTGCATGCCGTTTCGGAATCCCTGCGCGCCTATCTCTCGGTGCACGATGTGCGTGTCCTCGTCGTCTCGCCCGGGGTGATCGAAACGGAAGTGCTGAATTCGGTCACCGATGAACGAACTCTTGCGGATTACAAAGCCAACAAAGCCAAGATGGGCGGCGGCATCGGCGCTGATATCGTGGCTCAGCTTATCCTCGACGCATACCGTCTACCGCAGAATACGCTCGTGCAGGAGATCTGTCTTACGCCGACACGCCAAGTCTACTAG
- a CDS encoding ABC transporter ATP-binding protein yields the protein MATVEYRNIAKSYGSFAVMHDLNLSIADGEFAVLLGASGCGKTTLLRMTAGLETVTAGDLLIDDLRVNDVPPRDRDIAMVFQNYALYPTMTVAENISFSLEIRSVPKVERRRRAEDAAALVGLTEHLNRYPRELSGGQRQRVAMARAMVRDAKVFLFDEPLSNLDAKLRAQMRFEIRQLHDRLGTTTIYVTHDQIEAMTMADKIVLMRGGEIEQVGSPDELYDRPVSRFAADFIGSPAMNFVEGTVEANGNAPTFVAEGMHLGLPTSVSVTPGHQVVCGMRPADLMLDSDGSVEGHLILAEKTGPDLQLHMTVAGQDFIATAPRDAKVSAGDRVRLAVAPENLHLFDPVSGQRL from the coding sequence ATGGCCACCGTCGAATACCGCAACATAGCCAAGAGCTACGGCTCGTTCGCGGTCATGCACGACCTTAACCTCAGCATCGCAGACGGCGAATTCGCGGTTCTGCTGGGTGCGTCCGGCTGCGGCAAGACCACGCTGCTGCGCATGACCGCTGGGCTCGAAACCGTCACAGCCGGAGACCTCTTAATCGACGATCTACGGGTCAACGACGTTCCGCCGCGCGACCGGGACATCGCGATGGTCTTTCAGAACTACGCGCTCTATCCCACCATGACCGTCGCGGAAAACATCTCCTTCTCACTCGAAATCCGCTCCGTACCGAAGGTGGAGCGACGACGGCGCGCCGAGGACGCTGCAGCGCTCGTCGGCTTAACGGAGCACCTCAACCGCTATCCTCGGGAACTGTCTGGCGGACAGCGACAGCGGGTCGCGATGGCACGCGCCATGGTGCGGGACGCGAAGGTCTTTCTGTTCGACGAACCACTCTCCAATTTGGATGCGAAGCTGCGCGCCCAGATGCGCTTCGAGATCCGGCAGTTGCACGACCGCCTCGGGACCACGACGATCTACGTCACTCATGACCAGATCGAGGCCATGACCATGGCGGACAAGATCGTGCTGATGCGGGGCGGAGAGATCGAACAGGTTGGCTCACCGGACGAGCTTTACGACCGACCGGTCAGCCGCTTTGCAGCCGACTTCATAGGGTCGCCGGCCATGAATTTCGTGGAGGGCACGGTGGAGGCGAACGGAAATGCCCCCACCTTCGTCGCCGAAGGCATGCATCTCGGACTCCCGACCAGTGTCTCGGTGACGCCTGGTCATCAGGTCGTCTGCGGGATGCGGCCCGCCGACCTGATGCTGGACTCGGACGGCAGTGTCGAAGGTCATTTGATCTTGGCGGAGAAAACCGGACCCGATCTGCAACTTCATATGACCGTCGCGGGGCAAGACTTCATCGCAACGGCGCCGCGCGATGCTAAAGTGAGCGCCGGCGACCGAGTGCGTCTCGCAGTGGCGCCGGAGAATCTCCACCTGTTCGACCCAGTCAGCGGACAACGTCTGTGA
- a CDS encoding class II aldolase/adducin family protein, which translates to MTSTGNPFQALRDSADFARLRDLSVRIGSDPLQVQGAGGNTSLKGGGAMWVKASGTWLADAGTKDIMVPVRAADLAAELAAGGEPEAAAFVAPPGAPKGLRPSIETTLHAAMPQRVVLHTHCVATIALAIREDGTAILRRELADLNPIILPYVMPGLPLAQALMAEASPDRPVAVLGNHGLIVAGDSPGGAEALLFDVSGRLERAVAPPLAAEATGPDSPNALFSSRYRPVEAAALQAVARSPRHLALAARGPFFPDHVVFLEPDLRIADENEDLETAADRLTRDGQAPTLVLLPGVGAAIRRDASPAAEAMARGLGDVIARVPPEASVQALAPAEVAELLGWDAEKYRHGLSLAPSQG; encoded by the coding sequence GTGACATCCACAGGAAATCCATTCCAAGCGCTGCGCGACAGCGCCGACTTCGCCCGCCTGCGCGACCTTTCAGTCCGGATCGGGAGCGATCCACTTCAGGTTCAGGGCGCCGGCGGCAACACCTCGCTCAAGGGCGGAGGTGCCATGTGGGTAAAAGCTTCCGGCACCTGGCTTGCCGACGCCGGGACGAAGGACATCATGGTGCCCGTGCGGGCGGCGGACCTCGCTGCCGAGTTGGCTGCGGGCGGTGAGCCGGAAGCCGCCGCGTTCGTCGCGCCACCCGGGGCACCGAAGGGCTTGCGCCCCTCCATCGAGACCACTCTGCATGCCGCGATGCCGCAGCGAGTCGTACTGCATACCCATTGCGTTGCCACCATCGCGCTCGCGATTCGGGAGGACGGCACCGCAATCCTGCGCCGGGAATTGGCCGATCTGAATCCCATCATCTTACCTTACGTGATGCCGGGTCTGCCGCTCGCGCAGGCGCTTATGGCGGAGGCGAGTCCGGATCGCCCCGTCGCCGTTCTGGGAAACCATGGCCTGATCGTTGCGGGCGACAGTCCGGGCGGAGCCGAAGCTCTGCTGTTCGACGTCTCGGGACGGTTGGAGCGCGCCGTGGCACCGCCACTGGCGGCAGAGGCAACCGGACCCGACAGTCCGAATGCCCTATTCAGCTCTCGCTACCGACCGGTTGAAGCCGCTGCCCTTCAGGCTGTGGCGCGCTCGCCCCGGCACCTTGCCCTGGCAGCGCGCGGGCCCTTCTTTCCGGATCATGTTGTCTTTCTCGAGCCGGACCTTCGCATTGCCGATGAGAACGAGGACTTGGAAACGGCAGCCGATCGACTGACCCGGGACGGACAGGCACCGACACTCGTCCTGCTGCCGGGTGTGGGGGCAGCCATCCGGCGCGATGCCTCGCCGGCCGCCGAGGCCATGGCACGCGGTCTCGGCGACGTCATCGCACGGGTACCTCCGGAGGCATCGGTACAGGCGCTGGCTCCAGCGGAGGTGGCGGAGCTCTTGGGTTGGGATGCGGAGAAGTATCGGCACGGACTCAGCTTGGCACCGTCGCAAGGATGA
- a CDS encoding FGGY-family carbohydrate kinase: protein MQKSDRLALGIDVGTSGVRAALIDSNGALAGFSAAWMADNGSDLRDPAVWERTLAAALAGLDPLLRSRAGAVSVDGTSGTVLALDADGAPLGNALLYNDRVEGPGIPAAIAEVAPRTSAAHGSSSGLARAMALAANPGTRRIVHQADWVAGLLSGCPWISDESNALKTGYDPLLRCWPIWLDALIAPDLLPKVMPAGAQAGIVTAEAATRYGLPSSAIVVAGMTDGCASFFATGADRPGDGVTALGTTLTLKLLSHEPIFDPDCGIYSHRIGTYWLAGGASNSGGGALANHFTAQEITDLSARIDPDCDSGLDYYPLPQAGERFPLADPELSPRVDPRPDDDALFLKGLLEGIARIEATGYRRLAGLGAPPLARLRSVGGGARNTVWSAIRERMLAAKALPAESEEAAVGVAQLARAALVTAPGTDR from the coding sequence GTGCAAAAGTCAGATCGCCTGGCACTCGGTATCGACGTCGGAACTTCCGGCGTCCGCGCGGCTTTGATCGATTCGAACGGAGCGTTGGCCGGCTTCTCGGCCGCCTGGATGGCCGATAACGGCAGCGACCTGCGCGATCCCGCGGTTTGGGAGCGGACCTTAGCAGCGGCGTTGGCAGGGTTGGATCCTCTGTTGCGCTCGCGGGCCGGCGCCGTCTCGGTCGACGGAACCTCCGGTACGGTGCTGGCGCTCGACGCGGACGGCGCGCCGCTTGGTAACGCACTGCTCTACAACGACAGAGTTGAGGGCCCAGGGATTCCAGCCGCGATCGCGGAGGTTGCACCCCGGACCAGCGCGGCGCATGGTTCGAGTTCGGGCTTGGCGCGCGCGATGGCTCTGGCCGCCAACCCCGGAACTCGGCGCATCGTCCATCAAGCAGACTGGGTCGCTGGCCTCCTGTCTGGCTGTCCCTGGATCAGCGACGAGTCCAACGCCCTGAAAACCGGCTACGACCCGCTTCTGCGGTGTTGGCCCATCTGGCTCGACGCACTGATCGCACCCGATCTATTACCCAAGGTGATGCCAGCCGGAGCGCAGGCGGGCATCGTGACGGCGGAGGCGGCCACGCGCTACGGTCTGCCTTCGAGTGCCATTGTGGTCGCCGGCATGACCGACGGCTGTGCATCTTTCTTCGCAACCGGCGCCGACCGTCCCGGCGACGGCGTCACGGCGCTCGGTACGACCTTGACCCTTAAACTTCTGTCCCATGAGCCGATCTTCGACCCCGACTGCGGAATCTACAGCCATCGCATCGGGACCTACTGGCTTGCCGGTGGTGCCTCGAACTCCGGGGGCGGCGCCTTGGCAAATCACTTCACCGCGCAGGAGATCACGGACTTGTCGGCACGGATCGATCCGGATTGCGACTCCGGTCTCGACTACTACCCCTTACCGCAAGCCGGCGAACGCTTCCCGCTTGCCGACCCGGAGCTCTCCCCGCGTGTCGATCCCCGACCAGACGACGACGCCCTGTTCCTCAAGGGACTGCTGGAAGGAATCGCCCGCATCGAGGCGACAGGCTACCGCCGGCTGGCTGGGCTTGGCGCACCGCCGCTCGCGCGCTTGCGCAGCGTTGGCGGAGGCGCCAGAAACACGGTCTGGAGCGCGATTCGGGAACGCATGCTTGCCGCCAAAGCGCTTCCTGCCGAGTCCGAAGAGGCCGCGGTAGGCGTGGCACAGCTGGCGCGTGCGGCGCTTGTCACTGCACCTGGGACCGACAGATGA
- a CDS encoding TIGR01459 family HAD-type hydrolase — protein MIPESLSGVGEIAERFDAILLDQFGVLHDGRAAFPAAKDAVARLRAAGLRLAVLSNSGKRAEANSARLAVLGFDPDHFDAVVTSGELCREHLTAQLASGQLAAGASVYVIASSNEGSPLEGLPVRRATCADEAALVLIAGRDPQKETPEGELATLQTLARRGVPCICANPDRTIYADGKPAPGPGLLAKAYAESGGPIEIIGKPHAPIFEASLEALGRPLPTRTLMVGDSCEHDVTGASALGLATLLIEGGVQASASFDGALPDFVAPIFAW, from the coding sequence ATGATTCCCGAGAGCCTCTCAGGTGTCGGCGAGATTGCGGAGCGGTTCGACGCCATTCTCCTCGATCAGTTCGGGGTGCTGCACGACGGCCGGGCGGCCTTCCCTGCCGCAAAGGATGCGGTCGCACGGCTTCGGGCGGCCGGACTGCGCTTGGCGGTACTCTCCAACTCCGGCAAGAGGGCAGAGGCAAACAGCGCTCGTCTGGCTGTCCTCGGCTTCGACCCGGACCATTTCGACGCCGTCGTCACCTCGGGTGAGCTGTGCCGCGAGCACCTGACAGCACAGCTCGCCAGCGGCCAGTTGGCTGCCGGAGCCTCCGTCTATGTGATTGCCAGCAGCAACGAGGGCTCTCCACTCGAAGGTCTACCTGTGAGGCGCGCCACCTGCGCCGACGAGGCAGCGCTCGTCTTGATCGCCGGACGCGATCCGCAGAAAGAGACGCCGGAGGGCGAACTTGCAACGCTGCAGACTTTGGCGCGGCGCGGCGTTCCCTGTATCTGCGCCAATCCAGACCGGACGATCTATGCAGACGGCAAGCCGGCACCGGGTCCCGGCCTTCTGGCGAAAGCCTATGCGGAGTCCGGCGGGCCGATCGAGATAATCGGTAAGCCGCATGCCCCGATCTTCGAGGCCTCTCTGGAGGCACTCGGGCGGCCTCTTCCGACGCGCACTCTCATGGTCGGCGACAGCTGCGAGCACGACGTCACCGGGGCTTCCGCGCTTGGCCTGGCAACCCTGCTGATTGAAGGGGGTGTGCAGGCCAGCGCATCTTTCGACGGCGCCCTGCCCGACTTCGTCGCACCGATCTTCGCGTGGTAG